A window of the Streptomyces griseochromogenes genome harbors these coding sequences:
- a CDS encoding 2Fe-2S iron-sulfur cluster-binding protein: MTDDQHGESAPQGGGRWNPLPQGDYDDGATAFVKLPEGGIDALLSGDSPLAAPGHGYVPPPITVSGGSDDPAATGTWTVPADGHQWPDPNAVPQDQAADDRFAYHPGATQQWTFEEPAAPSAPGHDVTGQWSIPVAGGDLPDESGEFTTSSLVEQWGGTPPATLPGGAPAPWATEGAGQPWAQPEAAPRQGDPAGAGPSGHPHPADTSAAPGAPASEGFAPPTAYTGRPAEHGPRPAPEAGPAPAHPGHASGTDEPQAGSAAPAPSGGHSPAQAPEGPADGPAAHDGAAEPEHAPQAVGTAVTADAPDPAGPTGPVGTAATHDTAAHDTAPSADTPGPDVPPESSETHDTPDAPAAPEQPEQSEQPEQDTSEDPAPAALAPHDDHPLASYVLSVNGTDRPVTDAWIGESLLYVLRERLGLAGAKDGCSQGECGACNVQVDGRLVASCLVPAVTAAGSEVRTVEGLAADGQPSDVQRALARCGAVQCGFCVPGMAMTVHDLLEGNPAPTELETRQALCGNLCRCSGYRGVLEAVQEVVAERETHHTAPDAETDGEEARIPHQAGPGSGGVNPSAFESPGVFDSPGTFGTPGPHDQHYGQDGGQA; this comes from the coding sequence GTGACCGACGACCAGCACGGAGAGAGCGCGCCCCAGGGCGGCGGCCGCTGGAACCCGCTGCCCCAGGGCGACTACGACGACGGCGCCACCGCCTTCGTCAAGCTCCCCGAGGGCGGCATCGACGCCCTGCTGTCCGGTGACAGTCCCCTGGCCGCACCCGGCCACGGCTATGTGCCGCCGCCGATAACGGTGAGCGGCGGGTCGGACGACCCGGCCGCCACCGGCACCTGGACGGTGCCGGCCGACGGCCACCAGTGGCCCGACCCGAACGCCGTGCCCCAGGATCAGGCCGCGGACGACCGGTTCGCGTACCACCCCGGCGCCACCCAGCAGTGGACCTTCGAGGAGCCCGCGGCCCCGTCCGCCCCCGGACACGACGTCACCGGCCAGTGGTCGATCCCGGTCGCCGGAGGCGACCTTCCGGACGAATCGGGCGAGTTCACCACGTCCTCGCTGGTCGAGCAATGGGGCGGCACCCCGCCGGCCACCCTCCCCGGCGGCGCGCCCGCGCCCTGGGCGACGGAGGGCGCGGGACAGCCGTGGGCGCAGCCGGAGGCGGCACCGCGGCAGGGCGATCCCGCCGGGGCGGGCCCGTCGGGCCACCCGCACCCGGCCGACACCTCCGCGGCGCCCGGAGCGCCCGCGTCCGAGGGCTTCGCGCCCCCGACGGCGTACACCGGGCGTCCGGCCGAGCACGGGCCCCGGCCCGCACCCGAGGCCGGCCCCGCTCCCGCGCACCCCGGCCACGCGTCCGGCACGGACGAGCCCCAGGCCGGGTCGGCGGCGCCCGCCCCGAGCGGCGGCCACAGCCCCGCGCAGGCCCCTGAAGGCCCCGCTGACGGCCCGGCAGCCCACGACGGGGCCGCCGAGCCGGAGCACGCGCCACAGGCCGTGGGAACGGCTGTCACGGCCGACGCACCGGACCCGGCCGGCCCGACAGGCCCGGTCGGCACGGCGGCGACGCACGACACGGCCGCGCACGACACCGCGCCCTCGGCAGACACGCCCGGACCCGATGTCCCGCCGGAATCCTCCGAAACCCACGACACGCCGGACGCCCCGGCAGCGCCGGAGCAGCCGGAACAGTCGGAGCAGCCGGAGCAAGACACTTCCGAGGACCCCGCCCCGGCCGCCCTCGCCCCGCACGACGACCACCCCCTGGCCTCCTACGTCCTGAGCGTCAACGGCACCGACCGCCCCGTCACCGACGCCTGGATCGGCGAGTCCCTGCTGTACGTCCTGCGGGAACGGCTCGGCCTCGCCGGGGCCAAGGACGGCTGCTCGCAGGGCGAGTGCGGCGCCTGCAACGTGCAGGTCGACGGGCGCCTGGTGGCCTCCTGCCTGGTCCCGGCGGTCACCGCGGCCGGCAGCGAGGTCCGCACCGTCGAGGGCCTGGCCGCCGACGGACAGCCCTCCGACGTGCAGCGCGCCCTCGCCCGGTGCGGTGCCGTGCAGTGCGGCTTCTGCGTGCCGGGCATGGCGATGACCGTGCACGACCTGCTGGAGGGCAACCCGGCGCCGACCGAGCTGGAGACCCGGCAGGCCCTGTGCGGCAACCTGTGCCGTTGCTCCGGCTACCGGGGAGTCCTGGAAGCCGTCCAGGAGGTCGTCGCCGAACGCGAGACCCACCACACCGCTCCCGACGCCGAGACGGACGGCGAAGAGGCACGTATTCCGCACCAGGCGGGCCCGGGCTCCGGTGGCGTCAACCCGTCGGCGTTCGAGTCGCCCGGAGTCTTCGACAGCCCCGGCACCTTCGGTACACCAGGACCGCACGACCAGCACTACGGCCAGGACGGAGGCCAGGCGTGA